The region TGTTCTTTGCCTCCTGTCCCGATGTCAATGCTATTTTTATGtgcaagaaaaaacaaagggGCTTAGACCATGTGTACTGTCCTGCACGTTGTTTTTTTATGTACTGGGTTGGCcgaaaagtccatttagttttttctgtaaaataaaaggctttttttttttcatttttgccaataactttactgatttggatattttgaggatgTTGACTATCTCCTGCTGTTGGCTTCTGGTGAGTAGAGGcctggggtgctgctaaacaccttccagtgCATAAAACAGCCCCATTGGCAAAGGATTATTTGGTCAAAACGGCAagagtaccaagaaacttctcaaaccacttttgacatattcagtCGGTTACACCACCTGTTCCATATGctacacaaatttttttttgcatttcagttgcgtttctgcctttcttgaaatactaaagcaaatgatcaaaaatgttgcatattttctttcatcttcaatacttaaatggctacacaaaaattcaccaattctaatgcttgttttttttaattgcacactgatatgacagctgtcacaatacagtctaacaaaattatttcaaatgaagtagagccatcatacagaaaaaaactaaacaaacattttggccaacccaatagtgaTACCACAAATCTATCAAGTGCCAGTCCTGGGCCCAAGTCCCATGCTGGGCACTGAGGCTGCAGCAGGCACTGATTAAAGGAAACCAGCAGCCCTGGGTGTGAGACAGTGGCACCAAGACAGATTTTGGGGACAGCACCTTGTAATATCAAGGCAGGCTTCCAGGAGATGATGGCTGGAAGCAAGACCTCAAGGGGAGTGAGTAGGAGTTGACCACAGGGAGACCCAGGAGAGGGAAGAGCCAGCATTTGTAAGTGAAGGAGGAGGACAATCAGATTTGCTTTGTCAAAGGTCATGCTAGCTGCTGGGTGGCTGACAAtttggaggcagggagacctCTTAAGTGGGGGTGTGCAGAGGTGTGCTGGATTTGAGAGAACTTTGGGAGGTGGGACGAGGACTCCTCCAGTAAGTGGCCCAACTCCTGGTAGTTGGTCAGCCCTACCTGAACCTGCAGTCCATTGGCCCACCTGTCTTCTCACACGTTAATCGTTCCCTCTGCCTCTCAcaccctgctttgccctctgTTTTGCAAACACCCACAGCCCCCTGTTCCTCTACTGCTTGGTTAAACCAAAGTCCTGGTTAAGCCCTGCTCTCCTTGGCTCCTGTCTGCTTGGCTCCATGGCTGTCAGCTATACAGCTGAAAACCATGGGTGAAAACACAGCCTCTGTGACTGCGTTCCCCATCAGTCCCCTGGTTGACCCTTCATGCTGCTGACCTTCCTGTTACGTTCCTTGGCCCTTCGCTCTGCTGCTCCCTCCTAGACCAGTGTGCCAAGTCTTCTCTCTGACTCCATCACCTTCTTCCCACTCCTTTCAGCTAGTTGTTTTGCACCTcttattaagaatataaaagCCGTCAAATGAGCTCTCAGGGCTCCGTGGCAGTCCTCTGCTGTTGCTGCAGATGACCTGGCCCTGCTGCAGAAAACCCTTGTGCCCTCCATCCCATCCTCTCACCTACCCAAGGGCGCTCCTAccattctccctttcccttgCAACCTTGGCTTTCCTTCTGTCAACATGCAGATAGTCACCTTTTACTGTTTTAAATACCCTTCTGACTACCTCCCCCTCCAGCTATCTCACCACTTCACTGCAAGAGCTCCCATGAGGTTTCACAAACACACATCACTAAACCCCATTGTCAATTCTCAGTTCTAACCAACCCCACTGCAGCAGCATCAGGACTGGTTGATTGCTGCACCCTCCTCCCCTGGTTCCCAGGACCCCACACTATTGCCCAGCTCACTGTGGGCTCCTTCACTGATTCTTCCCCACTCCCCGTCTTGTGAATGTTGGGATGTTGGGGAGCCCCAGGGCTCAAGCCTCTGTCTCCACTCCCTGGAGTTTTCTGCTAGTTCCCTACCTTCAAAAGCCTTCTGTGTTCCAGTGCCCCCAAGTTTTTCTTTTCAGCTGAGCCTTGACCCTTAACTCCAGACTCATGGACCCCACTGCTTGCTTGGCTTCTCTGCATGATGGCAACAGGCATCTTGCACTCTGCAGGCTCAAAAGAAAGCCCCTGACCTGCCCACCAAGCCCGTGCTCTGACCACATGCTCAGTCCAAAACCCCTGGGGCATCCCAAGGCCTGTCCTGTCACCTCAAGGCCTTGGCACCTTTTGCTCCCCTACTGAGAACATCTTCCCCCAGGTGTGTGCATGTCTCTCCCCCTTACTTTCAGATGCCACCTTCTGAAGTTGTGAACCACCTTGCAAcactgcctttctctcccttgctgTATTTTTCCAATACTTAGCACTGTGGACATTCTGTGATGTTAACTCCACCTGTTTGTACTGTGTGTGCCTCCAGGGGCAGGATCCCCAACACAGTAGGTGCTTCATAAATCCTAACTGCTGGCCAATTATGCCAGAGCACCAGGTGCTGGTAGCAATCACGTTGCCATGGAAACCTGCAGGGGGCTGTAGGTGGATTACAGGCCTGGGGCTCAGACAAGGGGCGGGGGATGTAGTACCAGAATTAGGGCTCAACAGTCTATGGGGGTGGCCATCGGAGCAATGGATTAAAATGAGCAAAGGCTCTCAGCAATAACCTCAGGAAGACACAGCCATAGAGTGGGAGCaaagacgggggcggggggggggcgggggttagGGGAGAGCCAGGGAAAGAGAATGTTCAAAAGTGAGAGGCTGATGAATAGCAGTGTCCTGGGGTCTCAGTTGCCTTGTGTGGGCAATGCCGGGCGGAGTATAGAAGGTGGAGAGAATTCTGTGCAGGGACAGGAGATGAGGACCTGGgccagagggagacagagacataTGGTTCAGAAGcgaagggaagagaaggcagtGGGAGAAGACTGCCACTGAGCTGGGAGATCCTCTGCTATGACTTCTAAGGGCCCCAGGCAGCCTCCTGAAGGTTGATTTGGTCTGGGGTCAGGCTTGCCAGGTGGGTGGGGCCCAAGCCCAAGGGCTAGTTCAGCTCTCACTGAGGTAGGcgctaagcactttacatttaGTTCCTTAATGCTCACTCAGTTGACTTTGGAGCTGGGGACTGTTAGTCCACTTCTTaggggaagaaactgaagctccGAGAGACCATACCGTagagggagggcagagcgggGATCCAGGTCACCCCAGTAGCCCAGACCCCACACTGGGTTGTGCCAGCAGAAGGGGAGCGCAGGGCTCTGCAGTGTGGGCTGCAGAGTGATccgagggagaggaggggagatgaGGATCCATTGTGGATGCTGAGGTGTCTGAGGTGATGGGAAGGAGGGACTCTGGGCTTCAGTGTCCGGAGTGGCCTTTGTGCACATTAGAAAATGACACTCCATCTGTCAGAGGGTGGTGGTAATCTGCCACCACATGATTGACCTgtggcctgggggtggagggcagtggtGACCTGAGTTGCTGTGGCTCTTGGTTACCCATGGGCCTGCTGGTTCTCCCTGGAATCAGGGCAAATGGGGAGCCTTCAGCAGTTAGGCCCCCCCTAAAATCCCACACTAGCTgagccctgcccactccctccccacagaGATGGTGGCCACGCAGCAAGAGATGAACGATGCACAGCTGGTGCTCCAGCAGCGAGACTACTGCGCCCACTACCTCATCCGGCTGCTCAAGTGCAAGCGCGACAGCTTCCCCAACTTTCTAGCCTGCAAGCATGAGCAGCACGACTGGGACTACTGCGAGCACCTTGAGTGAGCCCCAGACCCACCCCAcgtcccccacacccccacctggcCCCCTGCCCAAGGCTGTGGCAAAAGACAGTAAACTAACCTGAGTTTCTAGCCATGTGTCACCTTAGTCAAGAAAAGAACTCTCAAGGGGCCTGTTGGGCGGGGAGGACAGTTTTGAGGCCACCTGGAGGATAGGCCAAGCCAAGGTTCCAGGTGGGAGGCCCAGGGCTCACTGGTGTCCCCcagaaagggagggggcagaCCCCAGGCTTGAACTCAAACACACAGGTCTCCCCACCTCCAAGGCCTCCCCAGAGTGCTCTGGGACACAGTTACAGCCCCATTGGCTTCCCAGGGCTAAGGGAGTGCCAGGTCTGTCCAGGGAGCCTGACACCCCTTTTCATACTCTGCCCACAGCTACGTGATGCGAATGAAAGAGTTTGAGCGGGAGCGACGGCTGCTGCAGCGGAAGAAGCGGCGGGAGCAAAGGGAGGCAGATCTGGCCAGAGGCTAGGGGCCTGCAAGGTGGCCCTGTAGTGGGCCCACCCACCACCCAATGGACCAGTGGAGAAATAAAAGCCTCCAGGCCCTTAGCCCAAGCCTGCCTGTTCCTGTGGCGTACTGGTCCCCAAAGCCCTCAAAAGAAACACACTGAGTCTGAGTCTGGCTGGGCAGGCAGATTTTATTCCAGGTGATACAGATTGGTATACCCCGTTCCTCCCCAGAAAGACATCAGATAGGGGTACAAGAGCCTGCCTCCTGAGAGCCAAGCTGGTAGCCAGTGGGGGTGGGTGACTCAGAGCAGGAAGGGGATGATGGGCATGCGCAGGGGTGGGTAGTCTCGGAACTCCTTCAGGTAGCTGCGGTGCTTGCCCTTGGCCCAGATGGTCATTTGGGTGAAGCCCACCAGAGAGAAGAGGGCCACTGCAGGGCAGAACAGGGTCAGGAAGGGTGCAcagcctggggaaggggcagagcccAGCTGAGGGAGGGAAAGTGGGCTCACCTGGGAGACACTGTGTCATGATGGCAAAGCCAATCCAGGACCCCACCTGTGGGCACAGGGCAAGAGGTGAAGacgggcagggctgggcaggccaGCTGTTTTGTTGAGACCTCACCCACACCCCGGGCCACCTCCCTCCCAACCTTTGCTTTCTAAGTAGGAGGTAGGAACCAAACTCCAATGCTAGAGGGGCCCCAAGTAAAGTGGGGCTGCATGATGAAGCTGCCCCTTGGCCCTCAACGCCACAAGCCCAGCCTTACACAACTCCCAACCCCCAGAGGCTGCAGTCTGCATCTCCAGATGTTCATTCAAACTACAAaatcaaggccctggctggtgtagctcagtggacccagctcgggctgtgaaccaaagggtcgctggtttgattcccagtcagggcccatgcctgggttgcaggccaggtccccagtgggggccacgtaagaggcaagcacacactgatgtttctctccctctttctcccccctttcccctctctctaaaagtaaatgttaaaagTCTTAAAACTACAAAATCAACTACTAAGCTAGGCAACTCCCCACAGAGACTGGCCCCTCCACATGGAACCTGAAGCCCCACGAGGGACAGGGGAAGCCGGGCAGGTGCTCACCTCATAGGTGTAGTTGGGGCAGGACACGAGCAGGAAGAGCCACGTGAAGGGGTTCTTTGTAGGG is a window of Phyllostomus discolor isolate MPI-MPIP mPhyDis1 chromosome 8, mPhyDis1.pri.v3, whole genome shotgun sequence DNA encoding:
- the NDUFB7 gene encoding NADH dehydrogenase [ubiquinone] 1 beta subcomplex subunit 7, whose product is MGAHLARRYLGDPSVEPDPLHMPTFPPDYGFPGRKKREMVATQQEMNDAQLVLQQRDYCAHYLIRLLKCKRDSFPNFLACKHEQHDWDYCEHLDYVMRMKEFERERRLLQRKKRREQREADLARG